A region from the Stygiolobus caldivivus genome encodes:
- a CDS encoding MFS transporter produces MEYKWNVLLNTTLAIFIASVDGTIVLISLPAIFRGIQVNPIEPTTFQYLLWFLMGYGIIGASFLVNFGRLSDIYGRVRLYNLGFVIFTIGAILLTLTPNTGTLGALELVLFRAVEAVGATFLFANTTALLTDAFPPNERGKAMGMNQMSTIVGTILGLVLGGILAPIDWRLVFFVSVPIGIFGTVWSYRTLKEKGSLAKGEKIDWVGNIVFAGGLILILLGVTYGLMPYGTSQTGWGNPYVIASLIAGAVLLSSFPFIERRVKFPMFNLSLFKIKSFLLGNLAQLLFSFAFGGLTIVLIILLQGIWLPLHGVPYSQTPFWAGIYLIPMSLGAPIMGPIAGFLSDKYGPRVFASLGLAIVGIGFLALSTLPYDFSLWEFLVITFIMGMGMGMLIAPTTSAIMSGIPAKNRGAAAGMRNTLWSSAQTASFAIFFTIIIDVLALTLPTALSNAFTGAGAPQLAPIASKIPVTAALFSAFLGYDPVKALLYTLPPQVVSSLGKAVIDTITSRQWFPEAIAPAFMHALRVTFYVSAALAFIASAISLFLRTEVITSEK; encoded by the coding sequence ATGGAGTACAAGTGGAATGTCCTCCTAAATACTACACTAGCCATATTTATCGCATCAGTAGACGGCACAATAGTCCTTATCTCCTTACCAGCAATTTTCAGAGGGATCCAAGTAAATCCGATCGAACCTACAACATTCCAATACCTTCTGTGGTTTTTAATGGGGTACGGGATTATAGGTGCGTCATTCCTAGTAAATTTCGGTAGGCTCTCTGACATTTACGGGAGAGTTAGGCTCTACAATTTAGGATTTGTAATATTTACAATAGGTGCGATCTTACTTACTTTAACCCCTAACACCGGGACTCTCGGCGCACTTGAACTTGTCCTCTTTAGAGCCGTAGAAGCCGTAGGAGCTACCTTCCTTTTCGCAAACACTACAGCGTTATTGACAGACGCCTTCCCACCAAATGAGAGGGGAAAAGCAATGGGTATGAATCAGATGTCTACAATAGTCGGTACAATACTCGGTTTAGTCTTGGGAGGTATTTTAGCCCCTATAGACTGGAGGTTAGTGTTCTTTGTAAGCGTCCCAATAGGGATTTTCGGCACTGTATGGAGTTACCGCACGTTAAAGGAAAAAGGATCCTTAGCCAAGGGGGAGAAAATAGACTGGGTAGGAAACATAGTATTTGCCGGAGGTCTAATACTAATACTTCTGGGTGTAACGTACGGCTTAATGCCTTACGGTACCTCGCAGACAGGCTGGGGTAACCCATACGTAATAGCTTCGTTAATTGCTGGGGCCGTGCTCCTATCCTCTTTCCCGTTCATAGAAAGGAGGGTAAAGTTCCCGATGTTTAACTTATCTCTGTTTAAGATAAAGTCGTTTCTCCTTGGAAACTTAGCACAGTTACTCTTCTCATTCGCCTTCGGAGGTCTAACTATAGTCCTTATAATACTCCTTCAAGGTATATGGCTACCGCTACACGGTGTCCCGTATTCACAAACCCCCTTCTGGGCTGGGATTTACCTAATACCCATGAGCTTAGGAGCTCCTATAATGGGCCCAATAGCCGGGTTTTTGTCAGACAAGTACGGGCCTAGGGTCTTTGCCAGCTTAGGCCTAGCAATAGTAGGCATAGGTTTCTTAGCACTGAGTACGTTACCTTACGACTTCAGCTTATGGGAATTCTTAGTGATAACCTTCATAATGGGTATGGGGATGGGGATGTTAATAGCCCCCACCACTTCAGCTATTATGAGCGGTATCCCAGCGAAGAACAGAGGGGCTGCAGCAGGGATGAGGAACACTTTATGGTCTAGTGCTCAAACTGCAAGTTTTGCCATATTCTTCACTATAATAATAGACGTGCTAGCCTTAACCTTACCTACCGCACTCTCTAACGCGTTTACGGGAGCCGGGGCACCTCAATTAGCACCTATAGCTTCCAAAATACCCGTTACTGCTGCACTGTTCTCGGCGTTCCTAGGTTACGATCCAGTTAAGGCTTTATTGTATACACTACCCCCTCAAGTAGTGTCGTCATTGGGCAAGGCCGTGATTGACACGATAACTAGTAGGCAGTGGTTCCCGGAGGCTATTGCACCAGCGTTTATGCACGCACTTAGGGTTACATTCTATGTCTCCGCAGCCCTAGCTTTTATAGCCTCAGCGATTTCATTATTCCTAAGGACTGAAGTAATAACGTCAGAAAAATAA
- a CDS encoding ATP-binding cassette domain-containing protein — translation MLEVKDLSVSFEDFTVLRNVNLKLDKEVCVVLGPNGSGKTTLLRAVSGIVPYKGSIKINGKEVRSAKGVLEYSTNLQEVYTIGNSAWDTAKIITEIKGGDLKEFLSIIDYFNLDRKVLRKPVYKMSTGQKALVSLALALFTNPQVVTVDEPIENVDVNRRDKVVSLLRERVKEGIIVTHQRELVKAFKEARVYTIVNGELVEGDKMQ, via the coding sequence ATGTTAGAGGTCAAGGACTTATCCGTCTCCTTTGAAGACTTTACTGTTTTAAGAAACGTCAACCTGAAACTGGACAAGGAAGTCTGTGTAGTCCTAGGCCCTAACGGCTCTGGCAAGACTACTCTACTGAGGGCCGTCTCCGGCATAGTGCCTTACAAGGGTTCAATAAAGATAAACGGTAAGGAGGTCAGGAGTGCAAAGGGGGTCTTAGAGTACTCCACGAACTTGCAGGAGGTCTACACTATAGGTAACTCCGCGTGGGACACTGCAAAGATAATTACTGAAATTAAGGGTGGGGACTTGAAGGAGTTCCTCAGTATAATAGACTACTTTAACTTGGACAGAAAGGTGCTCCGCAAGCCCGTTTACAAGATGTCTACGGGGCAGAAGGCTTTAGTCTCCTTAGCACTTGCACTATTTACGAACCCCCAAGTAGTCACTGTCGACGAGCCGATAGAAAACGTGGACGTTAATAGGAGGGATAAGGTGGTGTCACTATTGAGGGAGAGGGTTAAGGAGGGAATAATCGTAACCCACCAGAGGGAGTTGGTAAAGGCGTTTAAGGAGGCGAGGGTTTACACTATAGTTAATGGTGAGTTAGTTGAAGGTGATAAAATGCAATAG
- a CDS encoding transposase-like zinc-binding domain-containing protein — protein sequence MATKCRYCGSSHVIKYGKTKAGKQIYFCKSCNRYWVKDGVFHRYPKEIRKVVVRTVLEGKPVKEVSKEFSVPATTIYKWLRKEIEGEINENKKENQLLQNIR from the coding sequence ATGGCAACTAAATGTAGATATTGTGGCTCATCACATGTTATAAAGTACGGTAAGACTAAAGCTGGGAAACAAATATATTTCTGCAAATCATGCAACAGGTACTGGGTTAAAGATGGTGTTTTCCACAGATATCCTAAAGAGATAAGGAAAGTAGTAGTAAGGACGGTATTAGAGGGGAAACCGGTTAAGGAAGTGTCCAAAGAGTTCAGTGTGCCCGCAACAACTATATATAAGTGGTTAAGGAAGGAAATTGAAGGTGAAATAAATGAGAATAAAAAGGAAAATCAATTACTTCAAAATATTCGATGA
- a CDS encoding SagB family peptide dehydrogenase: MDVFEDFYLKTQNFTFTLIPDNHPKVYEGAEVIPLPKPREIKEEFQKVITSRSSTRRFKEEKVDVYTISDLLYYSVGVRKREGEIIYRMFPSAGGLAETEVYIIPFISDLQVGIYHYNPLCHYLEKLNGEFRTLKTNVINSIPDINVVPLLIVLTTKYWKVLAKYGNRGARFVLIDAGIVMENLYLVATALGLGICAVGGHNDYIFNRALDLREGEVVIGVLVAGKKTE; this comes from the coding sequence ATGGACGTATTTGAGGACTTCTACTTAAAGACGCAGAATTTCACTTTTACGCTAATTCCAGATAATCATCCTAAAGTCTACGAAGGGGCCGAGGTTATCCCCCTTCCTAAACCTAGAGAGATTAAGGAGGAATTTCAGAAAGTAATTACTTCCAGGTCTTCAACTAGGAGGTTTAAGGAGGAGAAAGTAGATGTTTATACCATTTCCGACTTACTTTACTACTCTGTAGGCGTTAGGAAGAGGGAGGGTGAGATAATATATAGGATGTTCCCTTCAGCGGGAGGATTAGCTGAAACTGAAGTGTATATTATTCCCTTCATTTCGGACTTACAAGTAGGCATTTATCATTATAACCCATTGTGTCACTACCTAGAGAAGCTTAACGGCGAGTTTAGGACCCTCAAGACGAACGTAATAAACTCCATTCCGGATATTAACGTAGTCCCTTTACTCATCGTGTTAACAACGAAGTATTGGAAGGTCTTAGCAAAGTACGGTAATAGGGGTGCGAGGTTTGTACTAATAGACGCCGGGATAGTTATGGAGAACTTGTATTTAGTTGCCACTGCATTGGGACTGGGCATATGTGCAGTTGGTGGTCATAATGACTATATTTTTAATAGAGCACTTGACTTAAGGGAGGGTGAGGTAGTAATAGGAGTATTAGTGGCTGGAAAGAAGACGGAGTGA
- a CDS encoding ABC transporter ATP-binding protein, with amino-acid sequence MSVVIDHVNKSYGKIEVLRDINITITKPGCYAILGPNGAGKTTLFRIISTLITPDSGTVKVNDYDVFKQREVALRDVGFLVSVPEPPDFLTVKEFISFSARLRGRTADIKKLNEMLDLPPINQRCGKLSKGQKRRTYLAALLAQDPKVLVLDEPTDGLDPIEIIKIKDVIKEIKKSKIILYSSHILSEVSDMCDYIYIMNKGKIIYNGSVYNIKRMFKPKSIKVEFNYEVPVEDIKATLGTLVTEIKQEGSMTFELGFDGTPMTRREILRRLVNNYEVRNFYDTETNLEEAFVKILRVFGDGGI; translated from the coding sequence ATGAGTGTAGTCATAGATCACGTGAACAAATCTTACGGTAAAATCGAGGTACTAAGAGACATCAACATCACGATAACAAAGCCCGGCTGTTATGCTATACTGGGGCCAAACGGAGCAGGAAAAACTACACTATTTAGGATAATTTCTACATTAATAACCCCAGATAGCGGTACCGTAAAGGTTAACGATTACGACGTGTTTAAGCAACGTGAGGTGGCACTGAGGGACGTAGGCTTTCTGGTCAGTGTACCGGAACCTCCCGATTTCCTCACAGTCAAGGAGTTCATAAGTTTCTCGGCACGTCTTAGGGGTAGAACGGCCGATATAAAAAAGTTAAATGAAATGCTAGACCTTCCACCTATAAACCAGAGGTGCGGTAAATTGTCAAAGGGTCAAAAGAGAAGGACTTACCTAGCTGCGCTGTTGGCACAAGACCCTAAAGTCTTGGTTCTTGATGAGCCTACAGACGGGTTAGATCCTATAGAAATTATAAAAATAAAAGATGTAATAAAAGAGATAAAAAAGAGTAAAATAATCCTTTACTCCTCACACATACTTTCAGAGGTGTCAGATATGTGTGATTATATCTACATTATGAATAAGGGTAAAATAATTTACAATGGTTCCGTATATAATATAAAGAGGATGTTTAAGCCTAAGAGTATTAAAGTAGAGTTTAATTATGAAGTTCCGGTAGAGGATATTAAAGCCACATTGGGGACTTTGGTGACTGAAATAAAACAAGAAGGGAGCATGACTTTTGAATTGGGGTTTGACGGTACGCCTATGACCAGGAGAGAGATTCTTAGGAGGTTAGTAAACAATTATGAGGTAAGAAACTTTTATGATACTGAAACCAACTTGGAAGAGGCATTTGTAAAAATTTTGAGAGTGTTCGGAGATGGGGGCATTTAG
- a CDS encoding NAC domain-containing protein — translation MANGIDISKILGLKGINAENISGISKITIETDEGEKITLTKPNVSKASFLGFDILVVLEESKS, via the coding sequence ATGGCAAATGGTATCGATATTTCAAAAATATTGGGACTTAAGGGAATAAACGCAGAAAATATATCTGGAATTTCGAAGATTACGATAGAAACAGATGAAGGAGAAAAGATCACACTAACTAAACCTAATGTTTCTAAGGCGTCATTTCTAGGTTTTGACATACTAGTAGTTCTAGAAGAAAGTAAATCCTAA
- a CDS encoding YcaO-like family protein has product MRDLINEFLGPVFGYTTEKYDNVVITKLLNYVNYNVLEAEIATHYIKVRYTDFPAEFIPLLRYLKDVVPAGGKGESEEESLVGAIGEFLERFYGSLTFLADNTAIFGKVGELKGEYNVLPTTYKFFSKEQLKKFFFFKDYSDEAKVAFTKAVSYKDNETVYIPSQVVYLTDLIRPGEDLIAYSTTGGLSYHEGFEKAFIHGLLEYLERDAVNISWISRISPLRIRVPERLKRKYSVLKDVACMRLINEFKGLFVIGCIGFVNGFYVGGAAADITVEDALRRAVYEVYQSISSFNKVSDEDVKLAKKLTPDLLVDFGLVPLYYTYVKKDFLINYLSNLNTVNYEELEREESLSYRDLAEGVLNQGYKIIYKDFNVEKYIGRGKLVKVIVPDLTPAHTPDIPFLGHHRYYTVRKKLGLSETELFTEEPVPFP; this is encoded by the coding sequence ATGCGGGATTTGATCAATGAATTTTTAGGGCCAGTTTTCGGTTATACCACAGAAAAATATGACAATGTCGTAATTACTAAACTACTAAATTATGTAAATTACAACGTACTAGAAGCTGAGATAGCGACGCATTATATTAAGGTTAGGTATACTGACTTTCCAGCAGAATTCATACCACTTTTAAGATACTTAAAGGATGTCGTGCCAGCAGGGGGTAAAGGAGAGAGTGAAGAGGAAAGCCTTGTGGGTGCTATAGGAGAGTTCTTGGAAAGGTTTTACGGTTCATTGACATTTCTTGCCGACAATACAGCGATTTTCGGAAAGGTGGGTGAGTTAAAGGGGGAATACAACGTTTTACCTACGACTTACAAGTTCTTTTCGAAAGAACAGCTCAAGAAGTTCTTCTTTTTCAAAGACTATTCTGATGAGGCAAAAGTGGCGTTTACTAAAGCAGTATCGTACAAAGACAACGAGACGGTTTACATACCCTCACAAGTCGTATACTTAACGGATTTAATAAGGCCCGGTGAAGACCTAATAGCTTACTCTACTACAGGAGGGCTTTCATACCACGAGGGCTTTGAAAAGGCCTTTATTCACGGCCTATTAGAGTATTTAGAAAGGGACGCAGTAAACATCTCCTGGATCTCAAGGATAAGCCCCTTAAGGATAAGGGTACCGGAGAGGCTTAAGAGAAAATACAGCGTGCTGAAAGACGTCGCCTGTATGAGGCTTATTAACGAGTTCAAGGGCCTCTTTGTCATAGGCTGTATAGGCTTTGTTAACGGCTTTTACGTTGGGGGTGCAGCTGCAGATATAACTGTGGAAGACGCATTAAGGAGGGCTGTTTACGAAGTTTACCAATCCATCTCCTCCTTCAATAAGGTAAGTGATGAAGATGTTAAGCTCGCAAAGAAGCTAACTCCAGACCTTTTAGTCGACTTCGGGTTAGTCCCACTTTACTATACTTATGTTAAAAAGGACTTTCTGATAAACTACTTGAGTAACTTAAACACAGTTAATTATGAGGAACTGGAAAGGGAGGAGTCGTTAAGTTATAGGGACCTCGCGGAAGGGGTACTCAACCAAGGTTATAAGATAATCTATAAGGACTTTAACGTGGAGAAGTACATAGGCAGGGGAAAGCTGGTTAAGGTAATAGTCCCTGACTTAACCCCGGCCCATACCCCGGATATACCTTTCTTAGGCCATCACAGATATTATACTGTTAGGAAGAAATTGGGGCTTAGTGAGACTGAACTATTTACTGAAGAACCAGTACCGTTCCCTTAG
- a CDS encoding ABC transporter permease, whose amino-acid sequence MGAFSNIYRYNLLFFIRTKRFSIMLPLALIISLINTILIEIGIVQKPSSVYLFTEANLAYSEILFIILSSMFAGDLISRDFSREGLYMLTQPISREKIFFAKYLSAITAALIIVSVYMLGVFGTSIALYNYLIPEWYEIIFVSFLAILSLLAFVTLFSAVIKSPTISITISIFFLLIIFPLIQQIMQDLKKSPFFIITYALQIILVLAQPKIPNIDGITSPISAPPLNESIEVFIGYLIFGVVVSIIIYKKRQLNDI is encoded by the coding sequence ATGGGGGCATTTAGCAACATATACAGATATAATTTACTTTTCTTCATAAGGACTAAAAGATTTTCAATTATGCTACCCTTAGCATTGATAATATCACTTATCAATACTATACTTATAGAAATTGGAATAGTACAAAAGCCCAGTTCCGTATACTTATTCACTGAAGCCAACTTAGCCTACTCTGAAATACTCTTCATAATCCTGAGCTCAATGTTTGCGGGTGACCTTATTTCAAGAGACTTCTCTAGGGAAGGGCTGTATATGTTGACACAGCCCATTAGTAGGGAAAAGATATTCTTTGCAAAGTATCTATCTGCAATCACTGCAGCACTTATAATAGTCTCAGTATATATGTTAGGTGTATTCGGGACTTCAATAGCCCTCTACAACTATTTAATCCCTGAATGGTACGAAATAATTTTTGTCTCCTTTCTCGCTATACTGTCCTTGTTAGCCTTTGTAACGCTATTCAGTGCTGTCATAAAAAGTCCCACTATATCAATAACAATTTCTATCTTCTTTCTATTAATAATCTTCCCCCTTATACAGCAAATAATGCAGGACCTAAAGAAGAGTCCGTTCTTTATTATAACTTATGCTTTACAGATTATACTTGTCCTAGCCCAACCTAAAATACCCAACATAGACGGTATAACTTCACCGATCTCTGCACCACCACTAAACGAAAGTATTGAAGTATTTATAGGATATCTAATATTCGGAGTTGTAGTGAGTATAATAATATATAAGAAAAGACAATTAAATGATATTTAA